Genomic DNA from Luteitalea sp.:
CATTCGCCGGCATGATGCTCGCCGGCATGGGCGCCACCGTGCACCGCATCGAGCGCCCCGGGCCGGCTCCTGCGCTGCCCCGGGACAACGGGTTGCTCCGCTGGCGGAACTTTCACGAGATCGACCTCAAGGACCCGCAGGGCCACGCCCGTGCGCGCGAGCTGATCGGTGCGGCCGACGCCCTCTACGAGGGGTTCAGGCCGGGTGTCATGGAACGC
This window encodes:
- a CDS encoding CoA transferase; translation: FAGMMLAGMGATVHRIERPGPAPALPRDNGLLRWRNFHEIDLKDPQGHARARELIGAADALYEGFRPGVMERLGLGPADCHALNPGLVYVRMTGWDQYGPYAHTAGHDINYLAVSGVLDTIGEPTGPPRAPANHEHRARS